The genomic region TCTGAACCTTGCTCACATGCCAAAAATGGTTGGACATAGTTATCGGGATCTAAAAAGTCCGGATACCAATCTAATAGGGCTATGGGATAGGAACCTTTAGAAATTTCTTTGAAGAATGTTGCTCCTTCTACAGTTTTAATTTCTAGTTGTAATATTCCACCCATTTTGGTGTCAGCTAGGGATTTTAAGGTTTGTGCCACTAAACTACGGGTAGGTGAACTGGAAGGATACCAAACTTGAATTTTGGCTGGCTTTTCTACAGAGAATCCCGCAGCAGTTAATAGGTTTTTAGCTCGGTCAAATTCTCCGTCACCATATTTGTTTTTAAATAATGGTTGGGAAACACTAAATGTTGTTGGAATCATGCTATAAAGCGGATCCGCTTGACCATATAACACTCTCTCGTTTAATAAAGGACGATTGACTAGTGAGGCGATCGCCTTTCGTACTTCTGGTTGGTCTAGGGGTTGTTGATTTCTATTGAGTACTATATAACTAACTACACTACCTTGAGCAGTTATTGCTTGCCAATTTCCTATTTTTGCTCCCTCTTCTAAACTGCGAATTTGATCTGGTTGTAATGACAAATAAGCAACGTCAAACGCCCCTGTTTTAAAGGCATTAAACAGGTTGACGGGACTGGATTGAATTTGTACGTTAATGCCCTTATTTGCCGGTTTTTCTCCCCAATATTGCTCAAAAACATCAAATTTTAACGAATCCGCCCCATATTCTTGCAGTTTATATGGACCAGTTCCCACAAATATATTAGGTTGGAATTTACCCGCCCCAATTTGATAGGATTTAGGTGATACCGGACACACCCCCGAAAAGGCTAATAAAGCAGGAAAAGCGGCAAAAGGTTTCTTTAGTCTAATTGTTAATTCATGTTCCTTAGTTGCTTTTACTGAGTCTATAGTATCAGAAAGTAAAAACGAGGGTTTACCC from Cylindrospermopsis curvispora GIHE-G1 harbors:
- a CDS encoding ABC transporter substrate-binding protein, which gives rise to MVITKFFRWLGKPAKFLSVFSLCFLVTISCSPTQQLNTTPQNTSADARITIGTTAKPRTLDPADAYELASLGLIFNMSDRLYTYNPGSTEIQPQLATSLPKVSADGLTYTIPLRKDVVFHDGTPFNAKAMEFSIQRFIENKGKPSFLLSDTIDSVKATKEHELTIRLKKPFAAFPALLAFSGVCPVSPKSYQIGAGKFQPNIFVGTGPYKLQEYGADSLKFDVFEQYWGEKPANKGINVQIQSSPVNLFNAFKTGAFDVAYLSLQPDQIRSLEEGAKIGNWQAITAQGSVVSYIVLNRNQQPLDQPEVRKAIASLVNRPLLNERVLYGQADPLYSMIPTTFSVSQPLFKNKYGDGEFDRAKNLLTAAGFSVEKPAKIQVWYPSSSPTRSLVAQTLKSLADTKMGGILQLEIKTVEGATFFKEISKGSYPIALLDWYPDFLDPDNYVQPFLACEQGSESKGCETGGSQTQGAFYYSQTMNKLIDQQRQEQNPEARKKIFNQIQNLVLEDVPYIPLWQNKDYVFAQKGVNNVQLDPTQNLIYKNIKK